A part of Arachis hypogaea cultivar Tifrunner chromosome 12, arahy.Tifrunner.gnm2.J5K5, whole genome shotgun sequence genomic DNA contains:
- the LOC112728623 gene encoding berberine bridge enzyme-like 17, which produces MATSSSPLPFSLLSTLLALTIVLLLLLQSPVSHANPDAYFHACLSNNRWKNPLAPVSVTGALYTRDNSSFSYILNLHIRNKRFNRPNTPEPIAIITAFHESHVQAAVICSKASKFQLRIRSGGHDYEGFSFISDVPFVLLDLYTLKSIHVNIRNGTALIEAGATLGQLYYKVARNSHVHAIAAGVCPSVGTGGHFSGGGYGNLMRKYGLSVDNIIDAKIVDVNGNILDRKSMGEDLFWAIRGGGGASFGVILSWTMKLVEVPPLVTVFKVNRTLEQGVTDLVYKWQHVAPKIDRDLFIRLQHEVHHKRVQVTFIAEFLGRTDRLLSLMKKSFPELGLTESDCVEMPWVNSTLFYSEYPIGTPAEALLFEAKDPAQSYSKSKSDFVKNVISKKGLQSIWNKLIESEVIIMQWSPYGGRMWEIPTWATPFPHRAGNLFKISYYITWLQDEERVANHNLNLLRSMYKFMTPFVSKSPREAFFNYRDRDIGACPSNGTTNVDAARIYGAKFFRENFDRLVQVKTRVDPENFFRYEQSIPPHKG; this is translated from the coding sequence ATGGCAACATCATCATCACCGTTGCCATTTTCTCTCCTTTCAACTCTGCTAGCACTCaccattgttcttcttcttcttcttcagtctcCTGTTTCACATGCAAATCCAGATGCTTACTTTCACGCTTGTCTCTCAAACAACAGATGGAAAAACCCATTAGCTCCTGTTAGCGTCACCGGAGCACTTTACACTAGGGACAACTCATCCTTCTCTTACATCCTCAACCTCCACATTCGTAACAAGAGGTTCAATAGACCAAACACACCCGAACCCATTGCCATCATAACCGCTTTCCATGAATCTCACGTTCAGGCAGCGGTTATATGCTCCAAAGCCAGCAAATTTCAGCTCAGAATCCGAAGCGGCGGCCATGACTACGAAGGCTTCTCCTTTATATCAGATGTTCCCTTCGTTCTTCTCGACCTGTACACTCTTAAATCTATTCACGTCAACATCCGAAACGGCACCGCTTTGATTGAGGCTGGTGCAACACTTGGCCAACTTTATTATAAAGTCGCACGGAACAGCCATGTTCATGCCATCGCTGCCGGAGTCTGTCCTTCTGTAGGCACCGGCGGCCACTTCAGCGGCGGTGGCTACGGCAAcctcatgagaaaatatggcCTCTCCGTGGACAACATCATCGACGCAAAAATCGTGGATGTAAATGGTAATATCCTTGACAGAAAATCAATGGGGGAGGATCTATTCTGGGCCATTAGAGGAGGTGGAGGTGCCAGTTTCGGTGTGATTCTCTCATGGACGATGAAGCTGGTGGAGGTTCCTCCATTGGTGACGGTGTTCAAGGTGAATAGGACCTTGGAGCAAGGCGTCACGGACCTTGTTTACAAGTGGCAACATGTTGCACCAAAGATCGACAGGGATCTCTTCATCAGACTCCAGCACGAGGTGCATCACAAGAGGGTTCAAGTTACCTTCATCGCCGAGTTCTTGGGACGAACCGATAGACTCTTGAGTTTGATGAAAAAAAGTTTTCCTGAACTGGGATTAACCGAAAGTGATTGCGTTGAAATGCCTTGGGTGAACAGCACTCTTTTCTATTCAGAATACCCAATCGGAACCCCAGCAGAAGCGTTGTTATTCGAAGCAAAAGACCCTGCTCAGTCTTATTCCAAGAGCAAGTCAGATTTTGTGAAGAACGTTATTTCGAAAAAGGGGTTGCAATCTATATGGAACAAGCTCATCGAGAGTGAGGTAATTATTATGCAATGGAGCCCCTATGGTGGAAGAATGTGGGAGATTCCAACTTGGGCTACTCCGTTTCCTCATAGAGCAGGAAACTTGTTCAAGATTTCGTACTACATAACTTGGTTACAAGATGAGGAACGTGTCGCTAATCATAACTTGAATTTGTTAAGGTCCATGTATAAGTTTATGACTCCTTTTGTTTCCAAATCGCCAAGGGAGGCTTTCTTTAACTACAGGGATAGAGATATTGGAGCCTGTCCAAGCAATGGAACAACCAACGTCGATGCCGCTCGAATTTACGGAGCCAAGTTTTTTAGAGAAAATTTTGATAGACTGGTGCAGGTCAAAACCAGAGTTGACCCGGAGAACTTCTTTAGATATGAACAGAGTATACCACCTCATAAAGGTTAA
- the LOC112728624 gene encoding external alternative NAD(P)H-ubiquinone oxidoreductase B3, mitochondrial, producing MRTFTFFQRLSKAFHGYDSHFKLVLLCTTVSGGGLLAYGEAVAQSEAAVVKEEKKKVVVLGTGWAGTSFLKNLENPRYEVHVVSPRNYFAFTPLLPSVTCGTVEARSIVEPVRNIFRKKNVKVDFSEAECLKIDAANRKVYCRSSISNNSNEKDEFVVDYDFLIIAVGANVNTFNTPGVVENCHFLKEVEDAQKIRRTVIDCFERASLPSVSEEEKKRILHFAIVGGGPTGVEFAASLHDFVNEDLVKLYPGIKDLVKITLLEAGEHILSMFDKRITSFAEDKFRRDGIDVKTGSMVVKVSDKEISTKEMKNGGEITTMPYGMAVWSTGIGTRPFIRDFMTQIGQINRRAVATDEWLRVEGTNNVYALGDCATINQRKVMEDIAAIFKKADKDNSGTLTVKEFQEVLDDICERYPQVELYLKTRQMNDIADLLKEAKGDVAKESIELSIEELKTALSKVDSQMKFLPATAQVASQQGTYLAKCFNRMEECEKNPEGPIRFRGEGRHRFKPFRYKHLGQFAPLGGEQAAAQLPGDWVSIGHSTQWLWYSVYASKQVSWRTRALVVSDWTRRFIFGRDSSQI from the exons ATGCGCACTTTCACTTTCTTCCAGCGTCTTTCTAAAGCTTTCCATGGCTACGACTCCCACTTCAAGCTTGTACTCCTCTGCACCACCGTTAG CGGTGGTGGACTTTTGGCATACGGCGAGGCGGTAGCTCAATCGGAAGCGGCGGTagtgaaggaggagaagaagaaggtggtGGTGCTGGGGACAGGTTGGGCAGGGACGAGCTTCTTGAAGAATCTGGAGAATCCCAGATATGAGGTCCACGTGGTGTCTCCTCGCAACTATTTTGCCTTCACGCCTTTGCTTCCTAGTGTCACGTGCGGCACCGTCGAGGCCCGTAGCATCGTTGAACCCGTTCGCAACATCTTTAGGAAG AAAAATGTGAAAGTAGACTTCAGTGAAGCAGAATGTCTCAAGATTGACGCAGCAAACAGGAAAGTTTACTGTCGATCAAGTATAAGCAATAATTCGAATGAAAAAGATGAATTTGTTGTGGACTATGACTTCCTGATCATAGCCGTGGGAGCAAATGTAAACACATTCAATACTCCCGGGGTGGTGGAGAATTGCCATTTCTTGAAG GAAGTTGAAGATGCACAGAAGATCAGAAGAACAGTTATTGACTGCTTTGAGAGGGCAAGCTTGCCTAGTGTAagtgaggaagagaagaagagaatccTTCATTTTGCTATTGTCGGAGGTGGTCCGACCGGGGTGGAGTTTGCAGCCTCTCTTCATGACTTCGTCAATGAAGACTTGGTTAAATTATATCCCGGTATAAAAGATTTGGTTAAGATTACGCTTCTGGAGGCAGGGGAACATATTTTGAGCAT GTTTGACAAAAGAATCACTTCTTTTGCTGAGGACAAGTTCCGAAGAGATGGCATCGATGTGAAAACTGGATCCATGGTTGTGAAGGTATCTGATAAAGAAATTTCGACTAAAGAAATGAAAAATGGAGGAGAAATCACTACAATGCCATATGGAATGGCTGTCTGGTCAACTGGCATTGGGACTCGTCCATTTATTAGAGATTTTATGACACAAATTGGCCAG ATTAACAGGCGTGCTGTTGCTACCGATGAATGGTTGAGAGTTGAGGGAACCAACAATGTGTATGCACTTGGAGATTGTGCTACAATAAACCAGCGAAAAGTCATG GAAGATATTGCGGCAATCTTTAAGAAGGCGGACAAAGACAACTCAGGAACCCTCACGGTCAAAGAATTTCAAGAGGTATTGGATGATATCTGTGAGAGATACCCTCAGGTAGAACTGTATCTGAAGACTAGACAAATGAATGATATTGCTGATCTGTTGAAAGAAGCCAAGGGAGATGTTGCAAAGGAATCTATTGAGCTGAGTATCGAAGAACTAAAAACTGCACTTTCTAAAGTGGATTCTCAAATGAAGTTTCTTCCTGCTACAGCACAG GTTGCATCTCAGCAAGGCACCTACCTTGCCAAGTGCTTTAATCGGATGGAAGAGTGTGAAAAGAATCCAGAGGGTCCTATCAGGTTCAGGGGAGAAGGACGCCATAGGTTCAAACCCTTCAG GTACAAGCATTTAGGTCAATTTGCTCCTCTGGGAGGAGAGCAGGCAGCTGCACAGCTTCCTGGTGATTGGGTTTCAATTGGTCATAGCACTCAATGGCTTTGGTATTCTGTCTATGCAAG CAAGCAAGTTAGCTGGCGCACACGGGCATTAGTTGTATCAGACTGGACAAGGCGTTTTATTTTTGGAAGGGACTCAAGTCAAATCTGA